From a region of the Monodelphis domestica isolate mMonDom1 chromosome 8, mMonDom1.pri, whole genome shotgun sequence genome:
- the LOC100016634 gene encoding tripartite motif-containing protein 59-like isoform X3 — protein MHNFEEELTCSICYSIFEDPRVLPCSHTFCRNCLENILQASGNFYVRRALRIPLTCPNCRRTVEIPPPGIESLPINFALRAIIEKYQQEGCLDVITCPEHSRQPLNIYCLQDREPVCGHCLTIGQHQGHPIEDLHSAYMKEKEEPSKLFEQLTDINSHWEDFWLLAEKLLDQKSHVMQVVQNDKEIVLRYFKELNDILDLKKDALLSALDDVGRAIDEEFTPQIDRMTEIRVEQMELRRSTALLLEEESTVKFLKKICNVRQRVQALRQRTLPSIQSLEICPRVGPVLMEEWARTEISQIKNLVVPEIKLSLQRMQSVPAKEEKGVEEEEEEEENEEEKEEENEEEKEEEEEEEDEKEEEEQEEKEEEKAEFAKIFSIFILTVISGILMLIFLFNRYTLPILHDVSSGFFSEVSQSLYHSFSNNMYIVKETVCLTYHVLKGFLWDSISCCL, from the coding sequence ATGCATAATTTTGAGGAAGAACTAACATGCTCCATTTGTTATAGCATATTTGAGGATCCTCGAGTACTGCCATGCTCCCATACGTTTTGCAGAAATTGTCTGGAAAATATTCTTCAGGCATCTGGGAACTTTTATGTGAGGAGAGCCCTGAGAATTCCACTGACATGCCCTAATTGCAGGCGTACAGTTGAAATCCCTCCCCCTGGCATTGAATCTTTGCCCATCAACTTTGCCCTGAGGGCTATTATTGAAAAATACCAACAGGAAGGATGCCTAGATGTCAtcacatgccctgagcactccaggCAGCCGCTCAACATCTACTGCCTGCAGGACCGCGAGCCAGTGTGTGGCCACTGCCTTACCATCGGCCAGCACCAAGGACATCCCATTGAAGACCTTCATAGTGCCTAcatgaaagaaaaggaggagccCTCCAAACTTTTTGAGCAGTTGACTGACATCAACAGTCACTGGGAAGATTTCTGGTTGCTCGCTGAAAAGTTATTGGACCAGAAATCCCATGTGATGCAAGTTGTccaaaatgataaagaaattgTCCTCCGCTATTTTAAGGAGCTTAATGATATCTTGGACCTGAAAAAAGATGCTTTACTATCTGCCTTGGATGATGTTGGGAGGGCAATTGATGAAGAATTCACTCCACAAATTGATAGAATGACAGAAATAAGAGTAGAGCAGATGGAATTAAGGAGATCAACTGCCCTTTTGTTAGAAGAGGAGTCAACGGTTAAATTCCTCAAAAAAATATGTAATGTTCGTCAGCGGGTGCAGGCACTGAGACAAAGAACGCTGCCCAGCATTCAGTCTCTTGAGATTTGTCCTCGTGTTGGCCCTGTCCTGATGGAAGAGTGGGCCAGAACTGAAATCagtcaaataaaaaatcttgTGGTTCCAGAAATAAAGCTCTCCCTACAAAGGATGCAATCCGTCCCTGCCAAGGAAGAGAAGGGggtagaggaggaggaagaagaggaagaaaatgaggaagaaaaagaggaagaaaatgaggaggaaaaggaggaggaggaggaggaggaagatgaaaaagaggaggaggagcaggaggaaaaggaagaggagaaagcagAGTTTGCAAAgattttcagtatttttataCTGACAGTTATTTCAGGGATATTGAtgttaatatttttgtttaacaGATACACACTGCCCATTTTACATGATGTGAGTTCAGGATTTTTCTCTGAGGTTTCTCAATCTCTGTATCATTCTTTTTCCAACAACATGTATATAGTTAAGGAAACCGTGTGCCTCACTTACCATGTGCTAAAAGGATTCCTATGGGACTCTATTTCCTGTTGTTTATGA
- the LOC100016634 gene encoding tripartite motif-containing protein 59-like isoform X1 gives MDRKRRRSGGRRRSRGRTQGRGVVFLGSGVNPIGSCRAPFPGKEMASVEMHNFEEELTCSICYSIFEDPRVLPCSHTFCRNCLENILQASGNFYVRRALRIPLTCPNCRRTVEIPPPGIESLPINFALRAIIEKYQQEGCLDVITCPEHSRQPLNIYCLQDREPVCGHCLTIGQHQGHPIEDLHSAYMKEKEEPSKLFEQLTDINSHWEDFWLLAEKLLDQKSHVMQVVQNDKEIVLRYFKELNDILDLKKDALLSALDDVGRAIDEEFTPQIDRMTEIRVEQMELRRSTALLLEEESTVKFLKKICNVRQRVQALRQRTLPSIQSLEICPRVGPVLMEEWARTEISQIKNLVVPEIKLSLQRMQSVPAKEEKGVEEEEEEEENEEEKEEENEEEKEEEEEEEDEKEEEEQEEKEEEKAEFAKIFSIFILTVISGILMLIFLFNRYTLPILHDVSSGFFSEVSQSLYHSFSNNMYIVKETVCLTYHVLKGFLWDSISCCL, from the exons ATGGATCGGAAGAGGAGGCGGAGCGGGGGTCGGAGGCGAAGTCGAGGGCGGACTCAGGGGCGGGGCGTGGTATTCCTAGGGAGTGGAGTGAATCCCATCGGCTCTTGTCGTGCTCCCTTCCCTGGAAAAGAGATGGCTTCTGTG gaAATGCATAATTTTGAGGAAGAACTAACATGCTCCATTTGTTATAGCATATTTGAGGATCCTCGAGTACTGCCATGCTCCCATACGTTTTGCAGAAATTGTCTGGAAAATATTCTTCAGGCATCTGGGAACTTTTATGTGAGGAGAGCCCTGAGAATTCCACTGACATGCCCTAATTGCAGGCGTACAGTTGAAATCCCTCCCCCTGGCATTGAATCTTTGCCCATCAACTTTGCCCTGAGGGCTATTATTGAAAAATACCAACAGGAAGGATGCCTAGATGTCAtcacatgccctgagcactccaggCAGCCGCTCAACATCTACTGCCTGCAGGACCGCGAGCCAGTGTGTGGCCACTGCCTTACCATCGGCCAGCACCAAGGACATCCCATTGAAGACCTTCATAGTGCCTAcatgaaagaaaaggaggagccCTCCAAACTTTTTGAGCAGTTGACTGACATCAACAGTCACTGGGAAGATTTCTGGTTGCTCGCTGAAAAGTTATTGGACCAGAAATCCCATGTGATGCAAGTTGTccaaaatgataaagaaattgTCCTCCGCTATTTTAAGGAGCTTAATGATATCTTGGACCTGAAAAAAGATGCTTTACTATCTGCCTTGGATGATGTTGGGAGGGCAATTGATGAAGAATTCACTCCACAAATTGATAGAATGACAGAAATAAGAGTAGAGCAGATGGAATTAAGGAGATCAACTGCCCTTTTGTTAGAAGAGGAGTCAACGGTTAAATTCCTCAAAAAAATATGTAATGTTCGTCAGCGGGTGCAGGCACTGAGACAAAGAACGCTGCCCAGCATTCAGTCTCTTGAGATTTGTCCTCGTGTTGGCCCTGTCCTGATGGAAGAGTGGGCCAGAACTGAAATCagtcaaataaaaaatcttgTGGTTCCAGAAATAAAGCTCTCCCTACAAAGGATGCAATCCGTCCCTGCCAAGGAAGAGAAGGGggtagaggaggaggaagaagaggaagaaaatgaggaagaaaaagaggaagaaaatgaggaggaaaaggaggaggaggaggaggaggaagatgaaaaagaggaggaggagcaggaggaaaaggaagaggagaaagcagAGTTTGCAAAgattttcagtatttttataCTGACAGTTATTTCAGGGATATTGAtgttaatatttttgtttaacaGATACACACTGCCCATTTTACATGATGTGAGTTCAGGATTTTTCTCTGAGGTTTCTCAATCTCTGTATCATTCTTTTTCCAACAACATGTATATAGTTAAGGAAACCGTGTGCCTCACTTACCATGTGCTAAAAGGATTCCTATGGGACTCTATTTCCTGTTGTTTATGA